The following proteins are encoded in a genomic region of Liolophura sinensis isolate JHLJ2023 chromosome 7, CUHK_Ljap_v2, whole genome shotgun sequence:
- the LOC135470881 gene encoding organic cation transporter protein-like → MDFDEVFELLGEFGPYQKRIYFFLCVQVIACACQTFSVIFTGAIPHFRCSIPGLDNDTYEIQDENHQELVDAYIPVKLGKLGEEYQSCSLYNHYNTSVGNWSTVGNLTQDACYDWVYDKSIFRTTVTEEMGLVCNNIVKRSHLPMFYILGSLFGSFGIGTLSDWFGRKTLLYITIIGQLVVGTASAWVTNFTALALCRFMLGISGVGCFLAGFSLGMELVAPSKRVWTGIIIEVFYTFGEMLLAGVAYFVRDWRYLQMAISLPAILFLPYWWIIPESPRWLLTKGRRKQAYAVIQKAAVVNKVRLPPGLLDRQVQVKEAPKSKIWLLFSRKILLVRSVVLFFNWCVCSLVYYGLTLNSGYLYGDLHLNFFLSVLTEFISYCLCIPLLDRLGRRTLHCSAMLTSGLACCSTILTVLYLPEDRQWVTTILAMVGKLGASAAFAVVFIYSSEIFPTILRSGGVGIGSMFARIGALAAPYIADLGVLIGGNLGLGLPLLVFGLGSVAAGAAALTLPETLNRPLPETIEDAVNLGRKFSSERNGTYDVHFMELTVLDIGTSVEDTEEDLH, encoded by the exons ATGGATTTTGATGAAGTGTTCGAGTTGCTGGGAGAGTTTGGGCCTTACCAGAAAAGAATATACTTTTTCCTCTGTGTGCAAGTGATTGCTTGTGCATGCCAAacattttcagtgatatttacCGGTGCTATTCCTCACTTTAG ATGCTCAATCCCTGGTCTTGACAATGACACTTACGAGATTCAAGATGAGAATCACCAGGAGTTGGTGGACGCTTACATCCCAGTGAAGCTGGGGAAATTAGGGGAGGAGTACCAATCCTGTTCTCTCTACAACCATTACAATACTTCCGTCGGCAACTGGTCTACCGTTGGTAACCTCACACAAGATGCCTGTTACGATTGGGTCTACGACAAAAGCATATTTAGAACTACAGTCACGGAAGAG atgGGACTGGTCTGCAATAACATAGTTAAGAGGTCACATCTGCCTATGTTTTACATTCTTGGAAGCTTATTTGGTTCATTTGGAATTGGAACACTGTCGGACTG GTTTGGTCGGAAGACATTGCTGTATATAACAATAATCGGCCAGCTGGTGGTGGGGACTGCGTCTGCCTGGGTAACCAACTTTACAGCCTTGGCCCTATGCAGGTTTATGCTAGGGATATCTGGGGTGGGGTGTTTCCTCGCCGGTTTTTCATTGG GGATGGAACTGGTGGCACCCTCCAAACGGGTTTGGACTGGTATTATCATAGAAGTATTTTACACATTCGGTGAAATGCTCTTGGCTGGCGTGGCCTATTTTGTCCGAGACTGGCGTTACCTTCAGATGGCCATATCCCTCCCAGCAATTCTCTTCCTACCGTACTGGTG GATCATACCCGAGTCTCCGAGATGGCTGTTGACCAAAGGGCGAAGAAAACAGGCGTATGCCGTCATACAGAAGGCTGCCGTGGTTAATAAAGTCCGGTTGCCCCCTGGTTTACTGGACAGACAAGTACAAGTGAAAGAAGCCCCCAAATCAAAGATCTGGCTGCTCTTTTCACGGAAAATCCTACTTGTCAGATCTGTCGTGCTCTTCTTTAACTG GTGTGTTTGCAGTTTGGTATACTATGGTCTCACTTTGAACAGCGGCTACCTATATGGTGACCTTCACCTTAACTTTTTCCTGTCGGTTTTGACGGAGTTTATTTCTTACTGCCTCTGCATCCCACTGCTGGATCGACTGGGTCGGCGTACCCTTCACTGCTCCGCCATGTTGACCAGCGGACTGGCCTGCTGTTCCACTATACTCACTGTACTATACTTGCCCGAAG ATCGCCAATGGGTCACCACCATATTGGCTATGGTTGGAAAGCTTGGTGCATCCGCTGCATTTGCcgtagtttttatttattcgtcTGAGATTTTCCCAACCATTTTGCGGAGTGGTGGCGTGGGAATTGGTTCTATGTTTGCCAGGATCGGGGCGCTCGCTGCTCCTTACATTGCTGATTTG GGAGTTCTGATTGGTGGAAATCTTGGGTTAGGACTTCCGCTCTTGGTGTTCGGTCTTGGGTCTGTGGCTGCTGGGGCTGCAGCCTTAACTCTACCGGAAACACTGAATCGCCCTCTACCAGAGACCATTGAAGATGCAGTAAACTTGGGAAG GAAATTTTCGTCCGAAAGGAATGGCACATATGATGTCCATTTCATGGAGCTAACTGTCCTGGACATTGGTACCAGTGTTGAGGATACGGAAGAGGACTTacattaa
- the LOC135471865 gene encoding uncharacterized protein LOC135471865 — MSQEFTNLEEIVRKWAMDFPLDAKVRNNADDILSGDINWNNLRVSHGETEYFDQIRSTSPKSHVLFTAHFTNSTEKDQVYTLKTERRTRSTCTVAVMKGFTYGYNMDIKLTPPNPVIEANAGFHGEMAIEKTSDNTFEEELVWSVDNQITVPPMFKTTAKLVIKEDEYNGHFKTESKFAGKVHVTLRSKKDNTILTTITGTAKQIFTADKGFRVDKTGVHHVTTGVCRCKFGIEQHVKLSQSKIEDGEEQE, encoded by the coding sequence ATGTCTCAGGAATTCACGAACCTGGAAGAAATTGTCCGTAAGTGGGCAATGGACTTCCCTCTGGATGCCAAAGTCCGGAACAACGCAGATGACATTCTATCGGGAGACATAAACTGGAACAATCTCCGAGTGTCACATGGCGAGACAGAATACTTTGATCAAATCAGATCCACCTCGCCCAAAAGTCACGTGCTTTTTACCGCTCACTTCACAAACAGTACAGAGAAGGATCAAGTGTACACGTTGAAGACAGAGCGGCGCACGCGGTCTACGTGTACGGTGGCGGTGATGAAAGGTTTCACATACGGCTATAACATGGACATTAAACTTACACCACCAAATCCTGTGATCGAGGCCAACGCTGGGTTTCACGGAGAGATGGCGATAGAGAAAACAAGTGACAATACGTTTGAAGAGGAATTGGTTTGGTCAGTAGACAACCAGATAACCGTGCCGCCTATGTTCAAGACGACAGCCAAGTTGGTGATCAAAGAGGACGAATACAATGGACATTTCAAAACAGAAAGTAAATTCGCCGGTAAAGTGCACGTAACTCTCCGTAGCAAAAAGGATAACACAATTCTGACGACTATCACCGGTACTGCTAAGCAAATATTCACTGCAGACAAAGGTTTCCGGGTAGACAAAACAGGAGTACATCACGTGACCACAGGAGTGTGCAGGTGCAAATTTGGAATTGAACAACATGTGAAATTAAGCCAGTCGAAAATTGAGGATGGAGAAGAACAAGAGTGA